The Xyrauchen texanus isolate HMW12.3.18 chromosome 25, RBS_HiC_50CHRs, whole genome shotgun sequence genome includes the window TTCTCGCACTCAAACACACTTGCTctcttgcactctctctctctctctctctctctctcacgcgctAGTGAGCGTGAGAGAAGGTCAGGAAGCCTTTACACAAAGGTCAGGGTTCATCAGGCTTTGTAAAGGTCATGAAGTATGCCAGAgattctgacacacacacacactcttgtgtCTGGTGCCGCTGCTCTATTAATAGCGGAGAAACTTTATCTGTAAGGACAGCTGGTGTGCGTGTTTAAGGAATATTCGCTTTCATTACAAGTCCAGCTCAatcgaccgcatttgtggcataatgttgattattaaagagaTGCATTTCTGTGAGACCcttccaatgcaagtcagtggggtttaatctgtacacgtGAAACAGTATTTTAGTAAGTATAAAcgcaagacatgaacaatatgtgtgttaacatgattttactgtcattaaatcactcactgatcacatctgtgtgaagatagagacaATGTTAcaactgttgccatgacgacataaaattacattttaaacgaCTCctcagctcaaataattcacacattttaataatgcacGAGTCTTAacggaagaattaatgtaagtgcttttattaaattataagcgtcacattacTACATTTAAACCTTCTAAAGATTGACCCCATTATAAGTGTCCCTCTGGAACACCGAAATTCATTTCGGGTAATCcaatttatgccacaaatgccacaTTCATCTtcccttgtattgaacccggaatattcctttaggtcTCGTGCAAATGTCTTTTATAATGATTGTGTGTCTCTCAGGATGTCCATCACTAAGATCCACGCTCGCGAGATCCTCGACTCCAGAGGAAACCCCACTGTGGAGGTGGATCTGTACACGACTAAAGGTACACGCGTGTTCATATGGATTGTACTTAACAGAGTTTTGTTGACTTGACAAAGCCAGAAGACACTTAACCGTAGAGCACTGAAGTTATAAACCCCATAGACTTGCACTGACCGAATGACTGTACCTGTCTGTTACACCTCTGTAACTTTCAACTTTCAGGTCGTTTCAGGGCAGCGGTTCCCAGCGGTGCTTCCACTGGAGTTCATGAGGCTCTAGAGCTCCGAGACGGAGACAAAACCCGTTACCTGGGCAAAGGTACGTCTGtatctcgcgcacacacacacacctctcattACAAACATGGACCAATCCTCAATGTGTGTTGCAGGGACTCAGAAGGCTGTGGACCATGTGAACAAGGACATCGCTCCCAAGCTGCTTGAGAAGGTGAGATATCTTCCACAACATCAACGATTGCAATAAGTGCTGAAAATATAACCGCTGTAATGTAAAGCTATAAATGCAAACATCAAACATGATCCTCATTTTCAACACGTTTGTAACTGatgcttttttgtgctttttcgtGCAATTTCAGCGACGCTTTATCCAGCTAGATAACGTTATCTTTGTGCGAAGGGtttattaaggggcaatattttgCCCTGGAGGGTTTTTCTAGGGGTGTTTTTCTCAACTAGCGACCTCGAACATAACACAATCAAATCTATTGATTTATGAtctatagggctgtcgatttaacccgtatattcagtgcaattaatcatgtcctgGACCGTAATTAGGAATATTCCTGAGCAGTTccagcttgtagtaccaccagtgtcctccagggggcagtaagtgaaactccagctgtatagacaACGAGCAGCTCATCCGGAGAACAAACCATACTCACCGACAGCAGACGGCACAAGATGAGAACGCGTTCTTGCGTCTAAACGCGCTTAATGGAGCGCACATACGGACTTTGGGAGTGTTTCACACTTTGTTTCACTTGACACAGTTGACGCCCCCAAAGCGAGTCGCTCCAATCGtccatctgacgcaggtgtacattgatgcatcCTTGGACacgcccttataataaatctcagactgattgacaaattaaatgGCTGTGacctgtaggccaatgattggctaatgctcaataatatgcaaataaacaatattttgcatTCTAAAGACACTTTGTCTTAACaactctgccacaataatgtaatgcattttatttatttatatatgtacatttttgtttttatttatcttttatatccattttctcccaatttggaattcccactacttagcaggtcctcgtggtggcgcggttactcgcctcaatccgggtggcagaggacaagtatcagttgcgtccgcttctgagacgtcaatcggcgcatctgatcacgtgactcgttgtgcatgacaccgcggagactcacagcatgtggagactcatgctactctccacgatccacacacaactcaccacacgccccattgagagaaccactaatcaccaccacgaggaggttaccccatgtgactctaccctccctagcaaccgcccaatttggttaccccatgtgactctaccctccctagcaaccgcccaatttggttgctaaggagacctggctggagtcactcagcacatcaaAATTTCAATACATCacagaaaaacaattgtttacGTTTATCATGGCATGAAAACATGATTGCTGAATGTCACATGACTCTCTCTGAACAGAAATTCAGCGTCGTCGAGCAGGAGAAGATCGACAAGTTCATGCTGGAACTCGATGGAACAGAGAATAAATGTAAAGAACACATTTACATCAGGACAAACCAAAGACTTCTGTTGTTGTATAAGATGATTATATTCACTATTGACAAACGCTAGCTGAAACTGTGTTTGCAACATTATTTACCTTGTCTAAATCTCTAATCCCATTTCCATTCACAGCTCAGTTTGGTGCTAACGCTATCCTGGGCGTGAGTTTGGCCGTGTGTAAAGCAGGCGCCGCTGAGAAGGGCGTTCCTCTGTACCGCCACATCGCCGACCTCGCCGGGAACAAAGATGTGATCCTGCCCGTACCTGTACGTCTGCAGCGCCTAGCGCGACCTGTCTCGCCTCATCTGTCTCTTATCGTCTCGCCTCATGTCTCTCCTCTCGTGTGTCATGTCTCTCGTCTCATGTCTCATGTCTCTCTCATCATCTCATGTCCGTGTCTCATCTCATGTCCGTGTCTCATCTCATGTCTTGCGTCTCATGTCTCGTGTCTCGCGTCTCATGTCTCTCCTCTCATGTGTCATGTCTCTCTCATCATCTCATGTCCGTGTCTCATCTCATGTCTTGCGTCTCATGTCTCGTGTCTCGCGTCTCATGTCTCTCTTATTGTCTCATATCTCCTAATTTCTCATGTCCTCATGTGTCATCATCTCATGTCCGTGTCTCATCTCATGTCTTGCGTCTCATGTCTCGTGTCTCGCGTCTCATGTCTCTCCTCTCATGTGTCATGTCTCTCTCATCATCTCATGTCCGTGTCTCATCTCATGTCTTGCGTCTCATGTCTCGTGTCTCGCGTCTCATGTCTCTCTTATTGTCTCATATCTCCTAATTTCTCATGTCCTCATGTGTCATCATCTCATGTCTCTTACCGTCTCGTGTCATGTCTCTTATAATCTCATGTCTCTCCTCTCATGTCTCGTCTCTCACGCAGGCGTTTAACGTCATCAACGGCGGCTCGCATGCTGGAAATAAACTGGCCATGCAAGAGTTCATGATCCTGCCGGTGGGAGCCAAGAGCTTCCATGAGGCCATGAGGATCGGCGCAGAGGTTTACCACAACCTGAAGAACGTCATCAAAGCCAAATACGGCAAAGACGCCACTAATGTGGGAGACGAGGGCGGTTTCGCACCAAACATCCTGGAAAACAATGAGGGTACGTATGTGCGTTCACTAGACGTGTTTGAGAGCACGAGTACATTAATGTCATGGTAAAGTTACTCCTCACAATATTAGATTATGCCGATacatgatctgtgtgtgtgtagctctGGAGCTGTTGAAATCTGCCATCGAGAAGGCCGGTTATCCTGATAAGATCATCGTTGGAATGGATGTTGCCGCTTCGGAGTTCTTCAAGGCTGGTAAATATGATCTGGACTTCAAGTCTCCAGATGATCCAAAACGCTACATCACTGGAGACCAGCTGGGAGATCTGTACAAGAACTTCATCAAGAACTATCCGGGTACACAACCTCTCACTCGCACCTTACCCTCCAAACTAAATCTCTGATTCTTCACAACAAATGGCAATGATGGCTGTTAATTATCAAATATAAAACGCCTGTTAATAATGCAAGAGTCAGTTTTAAGAGCTGATTTTAGAAGCGTTTAAACCCCAACACAACTGTTATTTAATCAATATATTGACTCATTTGATGTATTTGTTCCGATAGAGTCCGATATCATTTGTGTGcacctggcacacacacacacacacacacacacacacacaaagtctatGCACGAGGagatttgtttgtgtatttagtgTGTATCTGTTTGCAGTCCAGTCCATTGAAGATCCATTTGACCAGGATGACTGGGAGAACTGGAGCAAGTTCACGGGATCTGTGGACATTCAAGTGGTGGGAGACGATCTGACGGTGACAAACCCCAAACGCATCCAGCAGGCCTGTGAGAAGAAGGCCTGTAACTGCCTGTTGCTGAAAGTCAACCAGATCGGCTCTGTTACGGAGTCCATCCAGGCGTGAGTAATACAGCATGTCCTCCTCGCTGAGCTGCACCACAGGGCTTATTTTGGGTCCCTCTCGCGGAGCTGCACCGCTGGGCCCATCACTTTTTATGAGGACATAAAAGTGTAGTATACGGTTTAGTATACAGTATTTTTCCACTCTGGGCCCATTATGAATCCCCTTCACAGAGCTCCACCACAGGGCTCATTAGGAGTGTCCCTCTTTATGAGCTCCACCACAGGGCCCAATACGAATCCTTCTCCCTCATTATGAATGTCATCATTTTAGACCTATTTGATGACTATAGAAGCCATTCCAAAAATAGAAAGTGCTGCCGCTTGTGTCGCGGCTGGTTGGGACAAAAGCTCTGATTTAAAATGGAAAAGATATCTTCTATTGTGTGTCTAGTTAAGATGGTGTTACACATGTTCTCTCTGTGTAGCTGTAAACTGGCGCAGTCTAACGGTTGGGGAGTGATGGTGAGTCATCGCTCCGGTGAGACCGAAGACACCTTCATCGCTGACCTGGTGGTCGGACTCTGCACgggacaggtacacacacacacacacacacacacacacacacatttaattcaGTGTTATTGTTGCTCTGCTTCACTAATTGTTCCTCATGTGCTCAGATTAAGACCGGTGCCCCCTGCAGATCAGAACGTTTGGCCAAGTACAACCAGCTGATGAGGTCAGCAATGACATCACACATCAATTCAGCTGACCAATCACATCAAGGCAAAATCATATGTCATCTCtaacctctctgtctctctcgccctgtctctctcgctctctgcagGATTGAGGAAGAGCTCGGTGATAAGGCCAAGTATGCAGGCAAAGATTACCGCCACCCAAAGCTGTAACTGATTCAGTGTAACGGCTCTAATGCTCTGTTTCCTTTTCTAAATaagaagtcattaaaaaaataaaaaaagtaaaagaaatgtCGTGTCTGTTCCTTGATTCACAAAGACGCATGACCGCTTGTTCCAGCATACAGCTGTACGAGCGGCGTCAGTATCACGGGACACACTGTGAAGGGGTCACTGTtgcttttaatgtttgtttactatgggaatggatggatggatggatgtttgtttACTATGGGAATGGACGGACggatgtttgtttactatgtgggtggatgtttgtttgtttactatgggaatgaatggatggatgtttgtTTACTATGGGAATGAATGGGTGGATGTTTGTTTACTATGGGAATGGATGGATgggaatggatggatgggtggatgtttGTTTACTATGGGAATGGACGGATGGATGTTTTTTACTATGGGAATGGAAGGATGGATGTTTGTTTACTATGGGAATGGAAGGATGggtggatgtttgtttgtttactatggGAATGGACGGATGGGTGGATGTTTGTTTACTATAGGAATGGACggatgtttgtttactatgtgGATGGATGTTTGTTTACTATGGGAATGGAAGGATGAATGTTTGTTTACTATGGGAATGGACGTATGGATGAATGTTTGTTTACTATGGGAATGGAcggatggatgttttttgtttactaTGGGAATGGACGGACGGATGTTTGTTTACTATGGGAATGGAAGGATGAATGTTTGTTTACTATGGGAATGGACGGATGGGTGGATGTTTGTTTACTATGGGAATGGAAGgatggatgtttgtttgtttactatggGAATGGAAGGATGggtggatgtttgtttgtttactatggGAATGGACGGATGGGTGGATGTTTGTTTACTATAGGAATGGACggatgtttgtttactatgtgGATGGATGTTTGTTTACTATGGGAATGGAAGGATGAATGTTTGTTTACTATGGGAATGGACGGATGGATGAATGTTTGTTTACTATGGGAATGGAcggatggatgttttttgtttactaTGGGAATGGACGGACGGATGTTTGTTTACTATGGGAATGGAAGGATGAATGTTTGTTTACTATGGGAATGGACGGATGGGTGGATGTTTGTTTACTATGGGAATGGAAGgatggatgtttgtttgtttactatggGAATGGAAGGATGggtggatgtttgtttgtttactatggGAATGGACGGATGGGTGGATGTTTGTTTACTATAGGAATGGACggatgtttgtttactatgtgGATGAATGTTTGTTTACTATGGGAATGGACGGATGGATGAATGTTTGTTTACTATGGGAATGGACGGACGGATGTTTGTTTACTATgggaatgaatggatggatggatgtttgtttactatgggaatagatggatgggtggatgtttgtttactatgggaatagatggatgggtggatgtttGTTTACTATAGGAATGGACggatgtttgtttactatgtgGATGGATGTTTGTTTACTATGGGAATGGAAGGATGAATGTTTGTTTACTATGGGAATGGACAGACGGATGTTTGTTTACTATgggaatgaatggatggatggatgtttgtttactatgggaatagatggatgggtggatgtttGTTTACTATAGGAATGGACggatgtttgtttactatgtgGATGGATGTTTGTTTACTATGGGAATGGAAGGATGAATGTTTGTTTACTATGGGAATGGACggatggatgtttttttgtttactaTGGGAATGGACGGACGGATGTTTGTTTACTATgggaatgaatggatggatggatgtttgtttACTATGGGAATGGACGGATGGGTGGATGTTTGTTTACTATGGGAACGGACGGATGTTTGTTTACTATGGGAATGGACGGATGGGTGGATGTTTGTTTACTATGGGAACGGACGGATGTTTGTTTACTATGGGAACGGACGGATGTTTGTTTACTATGGGAATGGACGGATGGGTGGATGTTTGTTTACTATGGGAATGGACGGATGAATGTTTGTTTACTATGGGAATGGACGgatggatgtttgtttgtttactatgggaatggacggatggatgtttgtttactatgggaatggacggatggatgtttgtttgtttactatgggaatgaatggatggatggatgtttgtttactatgggaatagatggatgggtggatgtttgtttactatggggatggatggatgtttgtttgtttactatggGAATGGACGGATGGGTGGATGTTTGTTTACTATGGGAACGGACGGATGTTTGTTTACTATGGGAACGGACGGATGTTTGTTTATTATGGGAATGGacggatgtttgtttgtttactatggGAATGGAAGGATGAATGTTTGTTTACTATGGGAATGGAtgggtgtttgtttgtttctatgggaatggatggatgtttgtttgtttaccatgtggatggatgtttgtttgtttgtttctatgggaatggatggatgttttccagtgtgtataatatatatatatatatatataccgcaGGATTCACTGatagaaaatatttaaattatatgaaaatatttaaattatattaaaatatttaaattatatcataACAATGTGTAAAGTTTAACGATTAATTTCGTTTATATCAAATACTAATAAATCAAATTCAGATTTTATGATGTTTCGTGAATATATAACTTGATTAAAATGAGATGTGCACCTCTAGGGGAATATTATAATGAAGACATGACTCGTATAATCCCTGTTGAACTGCAGATACACTGAATGTGTTAGTGACCACACGGATCATATGCAGTTCTACTGACACACTTTCTGCTCATCTTCACATACAATTAATGTGactgagtgtgtgggtgtgtttagaGAAAGTCAGTCATGTGTTTGTATTTAGTGTTTAAAGTCAGTATTGATGAATATAATTTGTTCAGTCAGTCATGTCTTCATCAGGAGtgttcatcacacacacacacacacacagttgctgACGTCAGAGCCAAGTGTGAACGGGAGGTtttgagtgcgagtgtgtgttgcTTAGTGATGTTCATCAGGCCGAGAGCGTTTCAGCGCCCGCGTAATGTCCAGTCCCACAAACCAAcccgtgtgtgtatgtgtcatgttAGCATgtgcatatgagtgtgtgtgagtgtgatggaGCATCCAGGGGTCAGAGGTCGCGCAGGAAGTTGGCAGGTGTTTAGGCCACGCTGTGATGTTTGCGTCAGAGACGACAGAAACACTCACACGATTATTTCTCCATTTATCACTCTGTCCGTCTCCTCACACACATCTGAACGTGTTTCCAGTCTTAAACATTTCATGTTGAGCAACAACTCGTCCCTCATCCCATCCTCACATGTTTCTTCACATGTTTCTTCACATGTTTCTTCACATGTTTCTTCACATGACATTTCCACGAGCACACAACCAGAATTACTTTCACCAGCACTGATGCACAGTCAAATATCATTCCTCGTTGTTGTCTTTGATTCCGCATTGATCCGGATATGTTTCGTGAGACTCCGCCGTCTGCCTCTGTCTTGCTCTTTCAGGATGTACAGGGGTCAAAGGTCGCTGAACCGTGGTCATCGCTAAGGAAACCGTGATCTGACGTGGAACTATTGTGTCGGCGCTGTCAAAAGAGGAAATAGTTCCTCAGCGCTGCCCGTTTCCAGGGGGAAGTTTTATAGGGGTGGATCCTGAAAGGGTCAGAGGTCAAATCAGTCCGTTATAGTGAAGAATGACAAGCTATAAACAGAGCAACGATTCAAAGTGAAACAAAgcaccaaaatgtgtgtgtgtgtgtgtgtgtgttgtagataTCATTAGCGGTGTGTTGACAttactcacacatgcacacacctgtAGGAGTCTGTCCGATCAAGAGATGTCAATGTGTATTCAGCATGGAGCCGTGACGTCCGACGGAGTGTTTTAGGGGTCGGCCGTCTCTCCGGGCGACGCTCCGCTATGTGTGACATCACAGTGATTTTGTTTATAACGCCCGCTGTGACACCTGCTCAAGCAGAGACCCGTCCTGAAACAGTACAGGACAGAACGTCACGATAGCGTGTTTGAAACCGTTGGACTGATACTTAGTGTTCTCCGTTGAGGATCTGAAATATATTACAATTCTCTGAAACAAGGATGTCTTTTTCATCTTCTGCAAACTCTCTTCGTCTCGCTCTCCTCTTGCTCCTCATCATTGCCTTGGCAACGCAGATAAAGGCTCGGCCATCCCGACAGCGATCAGACGCTCAGGTGAGTACTTTGGACTATCAGCATCAAGTCTGGTCGTATTACAGCATATTTTGGagaagaactgcccacttagagACCGTCTGATTTagtgttttagcacaatgtgaggactttttagacggtcccttaccacactgtccacattttagcacaatgtgaggGATTTTAAGATGGTCCCTTATCACGtcctgattaaaggaatattctggatttaaTTCAAgctgagctcaatcgacagcatttgatgcataatgttgattaccaccaaaaattatatattatatatatatttatatatatattttatatatttatatatatattttatatatttatatctatattttatatatttatatatttatttatatatttatatatatttttaagatatatatatatttttatatatatttatttgagatatttatacatttatttgtatattttttatatattatatatattatgttatatatttatatattttatttttatatatttatttatattttagatatttatatattatttatatatatttttatttattaaattttttcaaaaacaaaataaatataaatctatattggAATGAAATGGCCAGTTCATAATACCTGTGTGTGTTCTTTCAGGTCCTGGAGGATTTGTTTGGGGTGAAGATCAGCTCTCTTTTTTTGACCccttcagaggtcagtgagggGTCAGCAGACGCCCCGCCTCCACTCTCAAAGAGTAGGCATGGCAACAGGGTGGAGTCGCCCCGCACGCCGCCGCGCATCTTCCTGGACTTCATGAGCCGTCAGAGGAAACTGGGTGGACGCAGCAGGAAGGGTGTGGCGCGGGGCTGTTTCGGGATGAAGGTGGATCGAATTGGAGTCATTAGTGGTCTGGGATGCTGATGCTCACAGGTACACATGTGCCCACACAGATATTTACCGAATTAACTAGCAGTTAAAAGTAATGTTATTAGATTATTTTCAGACTGATCTCTCAGTGaattcggaaacagtaggttgactttagATAAAATCGGTCCATGTGTACTGAAATGTGGAACActgccccccagtggccaaagtggcaagtgttgttgggcatatgggcacgtgCACGCTCcgttttctgggtgaaatgtatGAACAGCTTGTAGCTGGAGAAGATACTGTTTCAACAAAGACAGATACATGCAGAACTTCacctgcactgtgtgtgtgtgtgtgtgtgtgtgtgtgagagagagtgtgtgtgtgtgcgtgtgtgtgcgtgtgcatgcgtgtgtgtgagagtgtgtgtgtgtgtgtgtgcgtgtgtgtgtgcgtgtgtgtgtgtgtgtgagtgtgtgtgtatatgtgtgtgtgcgtgtgcgtgcgtgtgcgtgtgtgtgtgtgagagagtgtgtgtgtgtgtgtgtgcgcgcgtgtgcgtgtgtgtgtgtgagtgtgtgtgtgagagagtgtgtgtgtgtgtgtgtgtgcgtgtgcgtgcgtgtgtgcgtgtgtgtgcagatGTGAGCGGGATTGTAATGTATGTTCTCTGTGATGGACAGGTGACCGGCCGCTCTACTGCACACCAGAACTTTCCTCCAGAGAAGACAAGAGTCGCCGCCTCTTCTCCCGCCTATAACAGACGACATGACGGAACATCCGGGACCAGAAGCACATCTGTGTTGTTTTAATATCTGTTGGATTATTTGCAGTAAAACTGACAACAGACTTTACACTCACGGTCTGGAGGTCCGTCTGGTGTATCTGACTTTGACATTATGAGGTCTTctcaagtgtgtgtgagagtgtgtgtgtgtgtgtgtgtgtgtgtgagtgtgtgtgagtgtgtgtgagtgtctatgtgtgtgtgtctgtgtgtgtgtgtgagtgagtgtgtgtgtgtgtgtgtgtgtgtgtgtgtgagtgtgtgtgtgtgtgagtgtgtgtgtgtgagtgtgtgtgtgtgtgtgtgtgtgtgtgtatatgtgagcgtgtctgtgtgtgtgtgtgtgtgtgtgtgtgtgtgtgtgagtgtgtgtgtgtgtgtgtgtgtgtgtgtgtgtgtgtgtgtgtgtgtgtgtgtgtgagtgtgtgtgtgtgtgtgtgtgtgtgtgtgtgtgtgtgagtgagtgtgtgtgtgtgtgtgtgtgtgtgtgtgtgagtgtgtgtgtgtgtgtgtgtgtgtgtgtgtgtgtgtgtgagtgtgtgtgtgtgtgtgtgtgtgtgtgtgtgtggtgtgtgtgtgtgtgtgtgtgtgtgtgtgtgtgtgtgtgagtgtgtgtgtagtgtgtgtgtgtgtgtgtgtgtgagtgtgtgtgtgtgtgtgtgtgagtgtgtgagtgtgtgtgagtgtctatgtgtgtgtgtctgtgtgtgtgtgtgagtgagtgtgtgtttgtgtgtgtgtgtgtgtgtgagtgtgtgtgtgtgtgagtgtgtgtgtgtgagtgtgtgtgtgtgtgtgtgtgtgtgtgtatatgtgggaccaagtgtctgcatgtgtgtgtgtgagtgtgtgtgtgtgtgagtgtgtgagtgtgtgtgtgtgtgagtgtgtgtgtgtgtgtataggtgtgtgagtgagtgagtgtgtgtgtgtgagtgtgtgtgtgtgtgtgtgtgtgtgtatatgtgagcgtgtctgtgtgtgtgtgtgtgagtgtgtgtgtgtgtgagtgtgtgtgtgagtgtataggtgtgtgtgtgtgtataggtgtgtgagtgagtgagtgtgtgtgtgtgagtgtgtgtgtgtgtgtgtgtgtgtgtgtatatgtgagcgtgtctgtgtgtgagtgtgtgtgtgtgtgagtgtgagtgtgtgtgtgtgtgtgtgtgtgtgtgtgtgtgtgtgtgtgtgagtgtgtgtgtgtgtgtgtgtgtgtgtgtgtgtgtgtgtgtgtgagtgtgtgtgtgtgtgagtgtgtgtttgtgtgtgtgtgtgtgtgtgagtgtgtgtgagtgtgtgtgtgtgtgtgtgtgtgtgtgtgtgtgtgtgtgtgtgagtgtgtgtgtgtgtgtgtgtgtgtgtgtgtgtgtgagtgtgtgtgagtgtgtgtgtgtgtgtgtgtgtgtgtgtgtgtgtgtgagtgtgtgtgtgtgtgtgtgtgtgtgtgtgtgtgtgtgtgagtgtgtgtgtgagtgtgtgtttgtgtgtgtgtgtgagtgtgtgtgtgtgagtgtgagtgtgtgtgtgtgtgtgtgtgtgtgtgtgtgtgtgtgtgtgtgtgtgtgacccctGGCTGATTATCCAGTCAGTTGTTTACATTGTTTATCATATTTGACTTGACAGAGCTTCTGTTGAGATATTTTGTGAGTGGGAATTGTTTTTCTCAAATTCAGTATTGAACacaagtttaaaatgtttgtttgatgtttattcagtaaatgttatttaacatataaatgacagttgttgttgtttttgatacAGTTCAGATAAATCCATCATCGCGTCTCATTAGAAGAGCACAAATGAATACATTATAAACGGGTGGTTGGCACAGAAGGTCGTCCGAGGTGGAAACAATGAGAAATACTTTCAAATAGAGTTTGACAAATGTTGGTCAggtttgtagaaatgtaaaacaaaatatatatatattacatattaagttttcaaacacattttttaaagtcaAGAATATTAAGACTTTTTGtgtatagcactttttacaaCACACACCATTTCaaggcagctttacagaaaatcagcagtaacaaacatttaagtgtaatatctataaagtgtTATGGCACTTCTGCTGCTGTTTAGTGCTGCATCaatgtgggcgggattatagactgatcgtcatagttacgccacctccactgccgtgacatcatcttaaacgcgacacaaacaataaacaataacacgagcgctagctgttagccgCTAGCTCATTgagctgcataaagcagttgttcatggtgattttacacgagtgtaacagttaaatttgttgttttagaagcttccagtagctgctcaactaaat containing:
- the eno3 gene encoding beta-enolase, coding for MSITKIHAREILDSRGNPTVEVDLYTTKGRFRAAVPSGASTGVHEALELRDGDKTRYLGKGTQKAVDHVNKDIAPKLLEKKFSVVEQEKIDKFMLELDGTENKSQFGANAILGVSLAVCKAGAAEKGVPLYRHIADLAGNKDVILPVPAFNVINGGSHAGNKLAMQEFMILPVGAKSFHEAMRIGAEVYHNLKNVIKAKYGKDATNVGDEGGFAPNILENNEALELLKSAIEKAGYPDKIIVGMDVAASEFFKAGKYDLDFKSPDDPKRYITGDQLGDLYKNFIKNYPVQSIEDPFDQDDWENWSKFTGSVDIQVVGDDLTVTNPKRIQQACEKKACNCLLLKVNQIGSVTESIQACKLAQSNGWGVMVSHRSGETEDTFIADLVVGLCTGQIKTGAPCRSERLAKYNQLMRIEEELGDKAKYAGKDYRHPKL
- the nppcl2 gene encoding C-type natriuretic peptide 2, which gives rise to MSFSSSANSLRLALLLLLIIALATQIKARPSRQRSDAQVLEDLFGVKISSLFLTPSEVSEGSADAPPPLSKSRHGNRVESPRTPPRIFLDFMSRQRKLGGRSRKGVARGCFGMKVDRIGVISGLGC